A window of Acidobacteriota bacterium genomic DNA:
CCACGGCCGGCCCGAACCAGCCGCGGAGCTGGGCCCGGACCGCCGCGTCGAGTTCGGTGTCGCCCGCCGCCGGAACGCCCAGCACCGTGGCCGAGACGAGCGCGGCCCCTGGCGGCGCGTAGCCGGGGGCGACGACGCTCGGCACGCACAGATTGTTCACCGGGCCGTCCCCGTCGCCGTTGAGCACCAGCACGGGCTCGCCCACGGGATCGACGTCGGCGGCGTAGTACAGACAGGTGACCCCCTTGGCGGCGGGCGCGGCGACGGACGCACCCGCCAGGCGCGTCGCGTCGGCGCCGGGCATGGCCAGCACCACTGCCCGCCCGGCCACCCGTTCGCCGGAGGCGAGCACCGCGGCGGTGCCGTCGAGGCGCGCCACCGGCGCGTCGAGCCGCAGGGTGCCTGTGGTAAGCGCCGCGGCGAGCTGGGCCGATATGGCGCCCATGCCGTCCGCCGGCAGCGCCGCATCGCCGGCGGCGAACAAGCCGAATATGAACCGGAACATCCGACGAGACGTCACCAGACCGCTTTCCAGGAACACGCCGCCGAAGAAGGGGCGGAAAAAGCGTTTCACCATGGTCGGCGAAAAACCCAGCGCATCCAGTTCGGCCGCCGTGGAACCGTCCGGCGCGTTGAGGAGAGCGTCGGGCGGCAGCCGCTTGAGGGCGCGGCTCAACCGGGCCACACGCAGCTTGTCGCCGATGGTGCCCACCGGCGCCAACGCCGCGGCCAGCGCCCGCGAGGGGCGACGGAAGGGATCGGCCACACGGTGAAAGTGCCCGCCGGCACGCACCCGCGCACCCGGCTCGAACGGCCGCAGGTCGAGGGCGGCGTAGTCCAACACCCGGCGGGCCTCCGGGTAAGCGGTGAGCAGCACCTGAAAGCCCCGGTCCAGGCGGAAGCCGTCCACGGCATCGGTGCGCACCCGGCCGCCGGGGGCATCCGCCGCTTCGAGCACCGTGACGGCGAGACCCGCGGCCTGCAACACCCGGGCGCAGGCCAGGCCGGCCAGGCCGGCGCCCACGATGACGGCATCAATCGGTTGGGATTCTGAGTGGGCCATTGCGGTGTCGCTCCGATGGTGGTCCCGTTTCTCTCACCGGCGATGGTCGTTGAGATGCCGGGCGGACCGGCCAGGGTTCCACCAGTCTCACCGCGGTTGGGTCAACGGCGAACCATTCGGAAGGTCCTGTCGTCGGCCGGTAACGCGCGGAGGCGCAGCCGGCCGTAGGGAAAGAGCCGCCCG
This region includes:
- a CDS encoding FAD-dependent oxidoreductase, which produces MAHSESQPIDAVIVGAGLAGLACARVLQAAGLAVTVLEAADAPGGRVRTDAVDGFRLDRGFQVLLTAYPEARRVLDYAALDLRPFEPGARVRAGGHFHRVADPFRRPSRALAAALAPVGTIGDKLRVARLSRALKRLPPDALLNAPDGSTAAELDALGFSPTMVKRFFRPFFGGVFLESGLVTSRRMFRFIFGLFAAGDAALPADGMGAISAQLAAALTTGTLRLDAPVARLDGTAAVLASGERVAGRAVVLAMPGADATRLAGASVAAPAAKGVTCLYYAADVDPVGEPVLVLNGDGDGPVNNLCVPSVVAPGYAPPGAALVSATVLGVPAAGDTELDAAVRAQLRGWFGPAVAGWRLLRTYRILHALPVRDELDPAALQRQIRIRPGLWRCGDECDTPSINGALRSGRLAAEAILTICG